The Lates calcarifer isolate ASB-BC8 linkage group LG14, TLL_Latcal_v3, whole genome shotgun sequence genome has a segment encoding these proteins:
- the myadma gene encoding myeloid-associated differentiation marker homolog — translation MPLIVFHTSQLLWVRLAALLFTCVAFSVAAHVGVDSNGGMGDWCIFCWAFSFACTLLVLLVEQFGLQARVPVSWNNFPITVACYAALLCLSASVIFPLFFLKDKNWHRETRDHYIVSTVFSCLAAVAYMGEVSLSKARPGEVTGYMATAPGLLKVCQTFVACVIFILVSNPVSYDSEPALRWCMAVYCICFILSMAVVVLCVGECTGCLPIPFSKFLSAYGLLAVIMYLTATIIWPVFQFDKRYGGIGKNSSKVIAAAVLTGLNFLLYLADLAYTARLVFVTV, via the coding sequence ATGCCACTGATCGTGTTTCACACTTCCCAGCTGCTGTGGGTGCGTCTAGCTGCCCTGCTGTTCACCTGCGTGGCTTTCAGTGTTGCAGCACATGTAGGTGTGGACTCCAATGGAGGCATGGGTGACTGGTGTATCTTCTGCTGGGCGTTCAGCTTCGCCTGCACCCTGCTCGTCCTGCTGGTGGAGCAGTTCGGCCTCCAGGCCCGAGTGCCAGTGTCCTGGAACAATTTCCCCATCACTGTCGCCTGCTATGCCGCCCTCCTATGCCTCTCTGCCTCCGTCATCTTCCCGCTCTTTTTCCTTAAGGACAAAAACTGGCACCGTGAGACTCGTGACCATTATATCGTCTCCACCGTCTTCTCCTGCCTGGCAGCGGTGGCCTACATGGGGGAGGTGAGCCTGAGTAAAGCGAGGCCAGGAGAGGTGACGGGTTACATGGCTACGGCTCCGGGCTTGTTGAAGGTGTGCCAAACCTTCGTGGCCTGTGTAATCTTCATCCTGGTCAGCAACCCTGTGTCGTATGACAGCGAACCTGCACTCCGGTGGTGCATGGCCGTGTACTGCATCTGCTTCATCCTCTCCATGGCTGTGGTGGTGCTGTGTGTGGGAGAGTGCACCGGCTGTCTCCCCATCCCGTTCTCAAAGTTCCTGTCAGCATATGGGCTCCTGGCGGTTATTATGTACTTGACCGCTACCATCATCTGGCCCGTGTTCCAGTTTGACAAACGGTACGGGGGTATAGGCAAGAACTCATCAAAAGTCATTGCTGCAGCCGTGCTCACTGGCCTCAACTTCCTGCTTTACCTCGCTGACCTGGCCTACACTGCCAGACTAGTGTTTGTCACTGtctga